A single Syngnathoides biaculeatus isolate LvHL_M chromosome 18, ASM1980259v1, whole genome shotgun sequence DNA region contains:
- the LOC133491831 gene encoding E3 ubiquitin-protein ligase CBL-like, whose translation MAGNPRRGAGLIGLMKDAFQPHQQPLQPHQPAVVDKKMVEKCWKLMDKVVRLCQNPKVALKNSPPYILDLLPDTYQHLRTILSRYENRMDMLGENEYFRVVMDNLTNKTKQTMSLFKEAKERMYEENSQPRRNLTKLSLIFSHMLAELKAIFPNGLFQGDNFRITKADAAEFWRRSFGDKTIVPWRTFRQALHEFHPISSGLEAMALKSTIDLTCNDYISVFEFDIFTRLFQPWSSLLRNWNSLAVTHPGYMAFLTYDEVKARLHRFIHKPGSYIFRLSCTRLGQWAIGYVTADGNILQTIPHNKPLFQALIDGYREGFYLFPDGRAQNPDLTGLCEPSPQDHIKVTQEQYELYCEMGSTFQLCKICAENDKDVKIEPCRHLMCTSCLTAWQDSEGQGCPFCRCEIKGTEPIVVDPFHPKASGGAFAGFQGGASRAEAATTNDEEDDERLEDQNLVMSRLACSKVDRPPSPVSQLPPVPPRLDLLQQRPSSSHSQLVQGACPKMGPTHRDKPLPLPPALRELPPPPPPERPSLAASDSRLQRRPLPSTPDTPAWTANYMVPRPVCKAPTAALPAAPQSGGAEANKAQAATNAIYCLAARSLPTSAVSSREKLPTDSEENDYMSPTSLPASGAAWIINGSLVPPPPPPNQSDHHNGVSGVDVDSGDPQVYEAMCNIQAQAASSEASDHERPQHSSSVVYQPKSTDGSFEDAYEYDCPRPLAPPAPARRALADFNGPSKAFGTLSIDGAAEAGLYAAGADPESPPKPLPRRANSDRRIRPPNRELPSVSQEQPLRPSASHTPPPPSAAGVALSGEIECLMSQGYSIQDIQKALMIARNNLETAKNILREFVSVPSPAHIVT comes from the exons ATGGCCGGAAATCCGAGGAGGGGCGCGGGTCTCATCGGCTTGATGAAGGACGCCTTTCAGCCCCACCAGCAGCCCCTGCAGCCCCACCAACCCGCCGTGGTGGACAAGAAAATGGTGGAGAAGTGCTGGAAGCTCATGGATAAG GTGGTGCGCTTGTGCCAGAACCCCAAGGTGGCGCTGAAGAACAGCCCGCCTTACATCCTGGACCTGCTGCCCGACACTTACCAGCACCTGCGCACCATCCTGTCGCGCTACGAAAACCGCATGGACATGCTGGGGGAGAACGAGTACTTCCGCGTGGTCATGGACAACCTGACCAACAAGACCAAGCAGACCATGAGCCTCTTCAAGGAGGCCAAGGAGAGGATGTACGAAGAGAACTCGCAGCCCAG GCGAAACCTCACCAAGCTGTCGCTCATCTTCAGCCACATGCTGGCCGAGCTCAAAGCCATCTTCCCAAACGGGCTATTCCAGGGCGACAACTTCCGCATCACCAAGGCCGACGCCGCTGAGTTTTGGAGGCGCTCCTTCGGGGATAA GACCATCGTCCCGTGGAGGACGTTCCGCCAGGCACTGCACGAGTTCCACCCCATTAGCTCGGGCCTGGAGGCCATGGCGCTCAAGTCCACCATTGACCTCACGTGCAACGATTACATCTCCGTCTTTGAGTTCGACATCTTCACCAGGCTCTTCCAG CCATGGTCATCTCTGTTGAGGAACTGGAACAGTCTGGCTGTCACACACCCGGGGTACATGGCCTTCCTCACGTACGACGAGGTCAAGGCTCGTTTGCACAGGTTCATCCACAAGCCTGGCAG ctACATCTTCAGGCTGAGCTGCACGCGACTGGGCCAGTGGGCCATCGGCTACGTGACGGCAGACGGCAACATCCTGCAGACCATCCCTCATAACAAGCCTCTGTTCCAAGCGCTCATCGACGGCTACAGAGAGGGATT CTACCTATTCCCAGATGGTCGTGCACAGAACCCAGACCTAACAGGGCTGTGTGAACCGTCTCCACAAGACCACATCAAAGTCACGCAG GAGCAGTACGAGTTATACTGCGAGATGGGCTCCACGTTCCAGCTGTGCAAGATCTGCGCCGAGAACGACAAGGACGTCAAGATCGAACCGTGTCGACACCTGATGTGTACTTCCTGTCTGACTGCCTGGCAG GATTCGGAGGGTCAGGGTTGCCCCTTCTGCCGCTGTGAGATCAAGGGCACCGAGCCCATCGTGGTGGACCCCTTCCACCCCAAGGCCAGCGGGGGGGCTTTCGCCGGCTTCCAGGGGGGAGCCAGCCGGGCGGAGGCGGCCACCACCAACGACGAGGAAGACGACGAGCGTCTGGAGGACCAGAACCTCGTCATGAGCAGGCTGGCCTGTAGCAAG GTGGACCGCCCGCCATCTCCCGTGTCCCAGCTGCCTCCGGTCCCGCCCCGGCTGGACCTCCTTCAGCAGAGACCCTCCAGCTCACACAGCCAACTGGTCCAAGGAGCCTGCCCTAAG ATGGGGCCCACACACCGGGACAAACCCCTCCCGCTGCCCCCGGCACTCCGAgagctgccgccgccgccccctccgGAGCGCCCCTCGCTGGCGGCGTCGGACTCCAGGCTCCAAAGGAGACCCCTGCCCTCAACGCCCGACACGCCCGCCTGGACCGCCAACTACATGGTGCCGCGGCCCGTCTGCAAGGCGCCCACCGCCGCCCTGCCCGCCGCGCCTCAAAGCGGCGGCGCCGAGGCAAACAAGGCGCAGGCGGCCACCAATGCCATCTACTGCCTGGCCGCCAG GTCGCTGCCGACGTCGGCCGTGTCCAGCAGGGAAAAGTTGCCGACCGACAGCGAGGAGAACGACTACATGAGTCCCACCTCCCTGCCAGCATCGGGCGCCGCGTGGATCATTAACGGCTCCTtggtgccgccgccgcctcctcccaaCCAATCAGACCACCACAATGGCGTCAG CGGCGTGGACGTGGACTCCGGCGACCCTCAGGTGTACGAGGCCATGTGCAACATCCAGGCCCAGGCTGCCTCTTCAGAGGCCAGCGATCACG AACGTCCTCAGCACTCCTCCTCCGTGGTCTACCAGCCCAAGTCCACGGACGGCTCCTTCGAGGACGCGTACGAGTACGACTGCCCCCGCCCTCTGGCCCCACCGGCGCCCGCCCGGCGTGCCCTGGCCGACTTCAACGGTCCTTCCAAAGCGTTCGGCACGCTCAGCATCGACGGAGCCGCCGAAGCCG GTTTGTACGCAGCCGGCGCGGACCCCGAAAGCCCCCCCAAACCCCTCCCGCGCCGCGCCAACTCAGACCGGCGGATCCGGCCGCCGAACCGCGAGCTCCCCTCTGTCTCGCAGGAGCAGCCCCTCCGGCCCTCCGCCTCGCACACGCCGCCTCCGCCCTCGGCCGCCGGCGTGGCCCTGAGCGGCGAGATCGAGTGCCTGATGTCTCAGGGCTACTCCATCCAGGACATCCAGAAGGCGCTGATGATCGCCAGGAACAACCTGGAGACGGCCAAGAACATCCTCAGAGAGTTTGTGTCGGTTCCGTCGCCCGCGCACATCGTCACATAG
- the alkbh4 gene encoding alpha-ketoglutarate-dependent dioxygenase alkB homolog 4: MFEATRPSNIESKKTQVGTMMVPGGVAASCACKGIRRCLLCEKLKESHLAEEKIRHLFFYDPETKLAVRKDGEPASFPFPGVFLWEDFLSEEEEKELISSMDQDVWNLSQSGRKKQDFGPKVNFKKKKVRPASFSGLPALSKKLVLRMQEEESLAGFQPVEQCNLDYHPQRGSAIDPHLDDSWLWGERLVTINMLSGTTLTMSLEQGLPQLGLAGQVNVAVALPCRSLVALYGEARHRWKHGILRKDVRERRVCSTYRELSAEFLPGGPHAELGARLVDIAASFRGAPV; encoded by the exons ATGTTTGAGGCGACGCGTCCCTCTAACATTGAGTCGAAGAAGACGCAGGTCGGGACGATGATGGTTCCGGGTGGTGTTGCTGCTTCTTGCGCATGCAAAGGTATCCGGCGATGTCTTCTGTGTGAGAAGTTAAAAGAAAGTCACTTGGCCGAAGAGAAG ATCAGGCACCTTTTCTTCTACGACCCCGAGACAAAGCTCGCCGTGCGCAAAGATGGCGAGCCGGCATCGTTCCCCTTTCCCGGCGTGTTCTTGTGGGAGGACTTCCtatcggaggaggaggagaaggagctgATAAGCAGCATGGACCAGGACGTCTGGAATCTGTCCCAGTCGGGTCGGAAGAAACAG GACTTTGGGCCAAAAGTAAActtcaagaagaagaaagtgcGCCCCGCCAGTTTCAGCGGTCTCCCCGCATTGAGTAAAAAACTGGTGCTGCGAATGCAAGAGGAGGAAAGTCTGGCGGGCTTCCAGCCCGTGGAGCAATGCAATCTGGACTACCACCCCCAGCGGGGTTCCGCCATTGACCCTCACCTGGACGACTCCTGGCTGTGGGGGGAGCGCCTGGTCACCATCAACATGCTGTCCGGCACCACGCTGACCATGTCGCTGGAGCAGGGTCTCCCGCAGCTGGGACTCGCGGGCCAGGTGAACGTGGCCGTGGCGCTCCCGTGCAGGTCTTTGGTGGCGTTGTACGGGGAGGCGCGGCACCGCTGGAAACACGGCATTCTCCGGAAGGACGTGCGGGAACGGAGGGTTTGCAGCACCTACAGGGAACTGTCGGCCGAATTTCTCCCCGGCGGGCCGCACGCCGAGCTCGGAGCTCGGCTGGTCGACATCGCGGCGAGCTTCAGGGGAGCTCCCGTTTAG
- the lrwd1 gene encoding leucine-rich repeat and WD repeat-containing protein 1, with product MKKITEKVLLEKGSPKTKRLEEIKSLNLSKLGLKSTDLPVKLLSRLRSLERWDLSGNRLQEFPKNLELPKLIFLDLSDNQMEDVDSIAALCSLEEVKMEDNLYITVSDSYKLMTLLDNLRSYNGKHITTTANHVRFVFTKNLRTRIIALWERNYSLPDPLTMDKMAALEEDFVDAARRQVKYGPSSLSDFTKWKVGILAREYLRSLTEPKEDLSNKTTVSQIHGDRSTRSSVSSVESDSEVLTPVKRKQAPALRDSDLQLSPRKMARSEPAVSSSAEGSAGKIKLRPKSRTITSGTVPVSPTAGGQCLSTSTRSSAKKEAASKIGTPPRIVPVNGAKSGRKETSDDVMKSINKTQPVRLEPLHVLQCHSKQDNPEDFSTQLWSCAFQPQPDSSGSRLVATCGGDSLCVIDCETGVVMKKYKATGEEFFSLAWSTVQMSRGADDPVQPCSILAAGGKRGLVKLIHPRCNVAYGEFRASRRALSVLCFNHRQGNFLFTGCYDNKIVLWDIGGVDSKYNFKVVQLLVLESSSTPLHICLPPTRPDTQLLAACDDGLRYYNAQLTANGATKRSKEAEVTFPVYENEDKDLNYHTIDGLRFLTDDIVASKNFTHSCIYLWSWNRTRSQQPDKSRCVRAIVLAKLRWARTEIPYLALNTCPGRSYVVCGDSEGKVWTYHIANLQDRFQAEKPIGPTEVLQWPAPVREGLGQLEGPSINCLATDPDLQYLVALSDKNMVTVWKRAP from the exons ATGAAGAAGATAACTGAGAAGGTTCTACTAGAGAAAGGTTCTCCAAAAACCAAAAGACTCGAGGAGATCAAGTCATTAAA TCTTTCCAAGCTCGGACTGAAATCGACAGACTTGCCGGTCAAGCTGCTGTCCCGCCTCCGGTCCCTGGAACGCTGGGATCTGTCTGGGAACAGACTGCAAGAGTTCCCCAAAAATTTGGAGCTACCTAAGCTCATCTTCCTTGACCTCAGCGACAACCAGATGGAGGACGTCGACTCGATTGCGGCTTTATGCAGCCTGGAGGAGGTCAAGATGGAGGACAACCTTTATATCACC GTAAGTGACAGTTACAAGCTAATGACGCTGCTGGATAATTTGCGCAGTTACAACGGCAAACACATCACTACCACGGCCAATCACGTGCGCTTTGTGTTCACAAAGAACCTGCGCACCAGG ATCATTGCCTTGTGGGAGAGGAACTACAGCCTCCCGGATCCTCTCACAATGGATAAAATGGCTGCCCTGGAAGAGGACTTTGTTGATGCGGCGCGGAGGCAGGTGAAGTACGGACCCAGTTCGCTCAGCGACTTCACCAAATGGAAG GTTGGGATCCTGGCTCGGGAGTACCTGCGCTCTCTGACGGAACCAAAGGAGGATTTGTCAAACAAAACCACCGTAAGCCAAATACACGGTGATCGCTCCACGAGATCTTCAGTTTCCAGTGTTGAAAGCGACTCG GAGGTCCTCACCCCCGTGAAAAGGAAGCAAGCGCCGGCATTGAGAGACAGCGACTTGCAGCTATCTCCTCGCAAAATGGCGCGATCCGAACCTGCGGTGTCCTCTTCGGCCGAGGGCAGCGCCGGGAAAATCAAACTCCGTCCGAAAAGCCGGACAATCACCAGTGGCACCGTTCCTGTGAGCCCCACCGCTGGGGGTCAATGTCTCTCGACATCTACCCGTTCCTCTGCGAAAAAAGAGGCCGCCAGCAAAATTGGGACACCGCCCAGAATAGTGCCAGTGAATGGTGCGAAGAGTGGACGGAAGGAGACGAGTGATGATGTGATGAAGAGCATCAACAAGACACAG CCGGTGCGTCTGGAGCCTCTTCACGTCTTGCAGTGTCACAGCAAGCAGGACAACCCAGAAGACTTCTCCACTCAACTTTGGTCCTGTGCCTTCCAGCCTCAGCCTGACTCCTCTG GAAGTCGCTTGGTTGCTACATGCGGTGGAGACTCTTTGTGTGTGATCGACTGTGAGACTGGCGTGGTAATGAAGAAGTATAAAGCGACTGGAGAG GAATTTTTCTCGCTGGCGTGGTCCACTGTGCAAATGTCCCGAGGGGCCGATGACCCGGTGCAGCCGTGCAGCATCCTGGCGGCGGGCGGGAAGCGAGGCCTGGTCAAGCTGATCCACCCCCGGTGCAACGTGGCCTATGGCGAGTTCCGGGCGAGCCGCAGGGCGTTGTCAGTTCTCTGTTTCAACCACCGCCAGGGCAACTTCCTCTTCA CGGGCTGTTACGACAACAAGATAGTCCTGTGGGACATCGGAGGGGTGGACAGCAAGTACAACTTTAAAGTTGT GCAGCTTCTGGTCTTGGAGAGCAGCTCCACCCCACTGCACATCTGCCTTCCGCCCACCAGGCCCGACACGCAGCTTTTGGCGGCATGCGACGACGGCCTGCGCTACTACAACGCGCAGCTCACTGCCAACGGTGCCACCAAGAG GTCTAAAGAAGCAGAGGTAACCTTTCCGGTTTATGAGAATGAAGACAAAGACCTCAACTACCACACCATTGATGGGCTCCGTTTCCTCACTGATGACATCGTGG CCTCCAAGAACTTCACGCACAGCTGCATCTACCTGTGGAGCTGGAACCGGACACGATCGCAGCAGCCCGACAAGAGCCGCTGCGTACGCGCCATCGTCCTGGCCAAGCTGCGCTGGGCCCGCACGGAGATTCCTTACCTGGCGCTCAACACTTGCCCCG GACGTTCTTACGTCGTTTGTGGCGACAGCGAAGGGAAGGTTTGGACGTACCACATCGCTAACCTCCAGGACAGGTTCCAGGCTGAGAAGCCCATCGGACCCACGGAG GTGCTCCAGTGGCCCGCTCCCGTCCGCGAGGGCCTGGGCCAATTAGAGGGGCCGTCCATCAACTGCTTGGCCACGGACCCCGACCTCCAGTACCTGGTGGCCCTCAGTGACAAGAACATGGTGACGGTGTGGAAGAGGGCGCCCTGA